A portion of the Bosea sp. NBC_00550 genome contains these proteins:
- a CDS encoding DUF3606 domain-containing protein: protein MSRSSLISFQRVRIVQQPATFRSAGVEPHELKYCTQKFGVSAEQLKAAVEKAGVVQQRWPSY from the coding sequence TTGTCGCGCTCGTCGCTGATATCGTTTCAGCGCGTTCGTATCGTACAGCAGCCTGCCACATTCCGATCTGCCGGGGTTGAGCCTCATGAGCTCAAGTACTGTACCCAAAAATTCGGAGTGTCGGCTGAGCAGCTGAAAGCCGCCGTCGAAAAGGCCGGCGTCGTTCAGCAGCGGTGGCCCAGCTACTAG
- a CDS encoding peptidoglycan-binding domain-containing protein codes for MWPLSQETKQGVLPMGLKTSLTSGLAVVALLVAGMAYWTFHESSQTVAPSGLPGAPPPAPQASVPPLAPAPQASAPPPAPAPPLRPSSPPPVSAQSNQPAAFPATSPSPTATAERGQAATIPSSAAPSASMGTLPAESRMSEADRRQLQQVLQRLNYYQGPIDGKFGRSTRAAIRRFQDSIGFKSTGYLTSAEATRLKGSVPR; via the coding sequence ATGTGGCCGTTGTCGCAAGAAACCAAGCAAGGAGTCCTGCCGATGGGCCTGAAGACGAGCTTGACCTCGGGCCTCGCTGTCGTCGCACTCTTAGTCGCCGGTATGGCTTACTGGACGTTCCACGAAAGCTCGCAGACTGTTGCTCCGTCGGGTCTGCCCGGCGCACCCCCGCCTGCACCTCAGGCTAGTGTTCCGCCTCTAGCGCCCGCGCCTCAGGCCAGTGCTCCGCCTCCGGCGCCCGCGCCTCCGCTCAGACCGTCCTCCCCCCCACCTGTGAGCGCACAGTCCAACCAGCCCGCGGCGTTCCCTGCCACGTCGCCAAGCCCAACCGCGACAGCGGAGCGGGGACAGGCAGCAACAATACCTTCCTCGGCAGCGCCTTCAGCCTCAATGGGAACCCTACCCGCTGAGAGCCGAATGTCTGAAGCGGACCGACGACAGCTCCAGCAAGTATTACAGCGTCTGAACTACTACCAAGGACCCATTGATGGAAAATTCGGTCGGTCGACGCGTGCCGCCATCCGTCGTTTCCAGGACAGCATTGGCTTCAAAAGTACCGGGTACTTGACCTCAGCGGAGGCTACTCGCCTAAAGGGATCTGTACCCAGATAA
- a CDS encoding MarC family protein, producing the protein MQTWINTFLVVLAAIFPVVNPPGTALVFIGLTSGFTPHIRRTLALRVAINSLLVLVCSFLLGALILQFYGISISVLRAAGGFIVAVSGWNLLNRGSHKAIEASRDAAPVGDPLSLAFYPLTLPLTTGPGTIAVVISIGISRTTFSQPADELLFIFASLAAVTVIAFAIWLCFSYADRIRRVLGQGGTDIAVRLTAFILFTLGVQILWSGLSELLISVIHPDSIRTGSKPMG; encoded by the coding sequence ATGCAAACCTGGATCAATACGTTTTTAGTGGTGCTCGCGGCGATCTTTCCCGTGGTAAACCCACCGGGAACTGCGCTTGTGTTTATCGGGCTCACAAGCGGATTTACACCCCATATTCGGCGCACACTGGCTCTACGGGTCGCAATCAACTCGCTGCTCGTGCTCGTGTGCTCCTTTCTACTTGGGGCGCTGATCCTGCAGTTTTACGGGATCTCAATATCTGTATTGCGCGCGGCGGGTGGTTTCATCGTCGCGGTATCCGGCTGGAATCTCCTCAATAGGGGAAGCCACAAAGCCATCGAGGCATCACGCGACGCCGCACCTGTCGGGGATCCGCTCAGCCTGGCGTTCTATCCATTGACGCTGCCCCTCACCACCGGCCCGGGCACAATCGCGGTGGTGATCAGCATCGGCATCTCGAGGACAACTTTCTCGCAGCCGGCCGATGAGCTGTTGTTCATATTCGCCAGCCTTGCCGCTGTTACTGTGATTGCGTTCGCAATCTGGCTCTGCTTCTCGTACGCCGACCGGATTCGCAGGGTTCTCGGTCAAGGCGGAACTGACATTGCCGTCCGCTTAACCGCCTTCATCCTCTTCACCCTCGGCGTGCAAATCCTTTGGTCGGGCCTGAGCGAACTCCTCATCTCGGTTATACACCCAGACTCAATCCGGACCGGATCCAAGCCGATGGGCTAA